From the genome of Arthrobacter alpinus, one region includes:
- the istA gene encoding IS21 family transposase, whose amino-acid sequence MADYSAIMALVLERRSYSEIVQMLGCSRREISLVSKTVKARGITAGLAASLSRDELAELFPDGRKNVSAGFVQPDFAGIVKSMKFNRHYTLQQAWHRYVQAPAGQDKNKYGYTQFCQLFNDYAAVHEVVATLHHEPARTMLVDWAGDTLPLVDAVSGEVAKAYLFVAVLPYSGMVFCKAFTDMKQEAWNSAHVQAFETYCGVTPIVVPDNAATATNLHSKGDSTRVINAKYQQLADHYGTAIVPAGANRPRHKAAAESAVNVVNKRVIGYLSEEVWMTLAKLKTDIDERVDAINEQIKRVDGTTMAGQFTTEEAQLLKPLLADRFESVEWKQLKAGRNYHVTADYQHYSEPYKLTGQILKVRLTGVRVTVFDGESVACEHPRKHGRKGQYSTLAEHVPKQHQNIDGLWSPKWFLDPARPFGPATVAVITAILERAKIPAQAFLNCQNILSGLGKNNRQRLEETCQQILNQNGYPTYTTLKRLMASMNSDSKQAAAPVPAPPNMKKPAASSDLDEHIDVYVRGADYFQEGW is encoded by the coding sequence ATGGCGGATTACAGTGCGATCATGGCGTTGGTGTTGGAACGCCGTAGCTACAGCGAGATTGTTCAGATGTTGGGTTGTTCACGCCGGGAGATTTCCTTGGTGAGTAAGACCGTCAAGGCACGGGGAATCACGGCAGGACTGGCGGCGTCGTTGAGTCGGGACGAGCTGGCGGAGTTGTTCCCTGACGGACGAAAGAACGTCTCTGCCGGGTTCGTGCAGCCGGACTTCGCCGGCATTGTGAAGTCGATGAAATTCAATCGGCATTACACCTTGCAGCAGGCTTGGCACCGGTACGTGCAGGCTCCGGCGGGACAGGACAAGAACAAGTACGGGTACACGCAGTTCTGCCAGTTGTTCAATGACTACGCGGCCGTTCATGAGGTCGTGGCTACATTGCACCACGAACCAGCGCGGACGATGTTGGTGGATTGGGCCGGGGACACGCTGCCGCTCGTTGACGCCGTGAGCGGTGAGGTGGCCAAGGCGTACCTGTTCGTGGCGGTGTTGCCGTATTCGGGCATGGTCTTTTGTAAGGCGTTTACCGATATGAAGCAGGAGGCGTGGAACAGCGCCCACGTTCAGGCTTTTGAGACCTATTGCGGTGTCACCCCGATCGTGGTGCCCGACAACGCTGCGACCGCAACCAACCTGCATAGCAAGGGTGACAGCACCCGGGTCATCAATGCCAAGTATCAGCAACTGGCCGATCATTACGGCACGGCGATCGTGCCGGCCGGGGCAAATCGTCCCCGTCACAAGGCCGCCGCGGAATCTGCGGTCAACGTCGTCAACAAGCGGGTCATCGGGTATCTGAGCGAGGAAGTTTGGATGACCCTGGCGAAGTTGAAGACGGACATTGATGAACGGGTCGATGCGATCAACGAACAGATCAAACGCGTGGATGGCACAACCATGGCCGGGCAGTTCACCACAGAGGAAGCGCAGCTGCTTAAGCCTTTGCTGGCGGATCGCTTTGAGTCCGTGGAGTGGAAGCAGCTCAAAGCCGGACGGAATTACCATGTTACTGCCGATTACCAGCATTACTCGGAGCCCTACAAACTGACCGGACAGATTCTAAAGGTCCGGCTGACAGGGGTGAGAGTCACGGTTTTTGACGGCGAGTCCGTGGCCTGTGAGCATCCGCGCAAGCATGGTCGCAAGGGCCAGTACTCGACTCTGGCCGAGCATGTGCCCAAGCAGCACCAGAACATCGATGGGTTGTGGTCCCCGAAATGGTTCCTTGACCCCGCCCGCCCGTTCGGGCCGGCGACCGTCGCGGTCATCACGGCGATCCTTGAACGAGCGAAAATTCCGGCCCAGGCCTTCCTGAACTGCCAAAATATCCTCAGCGGCCTGGGCAAGAACAACAGGCAGCGCTTGGAAGAAACATGCCAGCAAATCCTGAACCAAAACGGGTATCCGACCTACACCACGCTGAAGCGGTTGATGGCCTCGATGAACAGCGACAGCAAACAAGCAGCAGCACCAGTGCCGGCACCCCCGAACATGAAGAAGCCAGCCGCCAGCTCAGATCTTGATGAACACATTGATGTGTATGTTCGCGGCGCTGATTACTTCCAGGAAGGCTGGTAA
- a CDS encoding ATP-binding protein, translated as MDEALEVRRSTRNDKLISKARFPIPDASIEEIRYLPERGVSLVRMQRYAAHDWRANPTNLLLIYPPGAGKTYIACAIGIAACHGEQSVHYTRMDQLALELAISRGVRIPPPKPAEQTQQR; from the coding sequence GTGGATGAGGCGTTGGAGGTCCGGCGCTCAACCCGGAACGACAAGCTCATTAGCAAGGCGAGATTCCCCATCCCGGACGCGTCGATCGAAGAGATACGGTACCTGCCAGAACGCGGAGTCTCCTTGGTGCGGATGCAACGCTACGCAGCCCACGACTGGCGGGCTAACCCGACGAACCTACTGTTGATTTATCCCCCCGGCGCCGGGAAAACCTACATCGCCTGCGCCATAGGAATCGCTGCGTGTCACGGGGAACAATCAGTCCACTACACCCGCATGGACCAGCTGGCACTTGAACTGGCAATCTCCCGCGGCGTTAGGATCCCCCCACCAAAACCTGCTGAACAAACTCAGCAGCGTTGA
- a CDS encoding ATP-binding protein: MNWQSPAALGSPHQNLLNKLSSVDLLIVDDFLTIGIDETAANDLFTILVNRDQRLPTMIASHSGPRYWIESLPERAAADSIVNRLASRARTISLGVIDMRRLHAEEARGATNHWE, encoded by the coding sequence TTGAACTGGCAATCTCCCGCGGCGTTAGGATCCCCCCACCAAAACCTGCTGAACAAACTCAGCAGCGTTGACCTGCTCATCGTCGATGATTTCCTTACCATCGGCATCGATGAGACCGCCGCGAACGACCTTTTCACGATCCTAGTCAACAGGGACCAACGCCTGCCCACCATGATCGCCAGCCACTCCGGGCCGAGATACTGGATAGAGAGCCTGCCGGAGAGGGCAGCCGCTGACTCCATCGTGAACCGGCTCGCCAGCCGGGCCCGCACGATCAGCCTCGGCGTCATCGACATGCGCCGGCTGCATGCCGAAGAAGCCCGCGGCGCGACCAACCACTGGGAATAA
- a CDS encoding ISAs1 family transposase gives MSTASDLVNVLSASLDQLAGAWAQSRTEVAVIAIDGKEVRGAKIAGGTRIQLLAGIDQATGAVLVQQNVSEWHNEITYFKPLLEEVTNLDGVVITADALHTQREHAQYLLSRGAHYVLTVKRNQPKLHEQLCALP, from the coding sequence TTGAGCACGGCCAGTGATCTCGTCAACGTCTTGTCTGCCAGCCTGGACCAGCTGGCCGGGGCATGGGCCCAATCCAGGACAGAGGTGGCTGTCATCGCCATTGACGGTAAGGAAGTCCGTGGCGCCAAGATCGCCGGAGGCACCAGAATCCAGCTCCTGGCCGGCATCGACCAAGCTACCGGGGCCGTGCTCGTGCAACAGAACGTGTCGGAGTGGCATAATGAGATCACCTATTTCAAGCCGTTGCTGGAAGAGGTCACGAACCTTGACGGTGTGGTCATCACTGCCGATGCGTTGCATACCCAGCGTGAGCACGCCCAGTACCTCCTTTCCCGCGGAGCCCACTATGTGCTGACCGTGAAACGGAACCAACCCAAACTTCACGAGCAATTGTGCGCCCTGCCATGA
- the lhgO gene encoding L-2-hydroxyglutarate oxidase, producing MSRVIVVGAGIVGLAVANALQDRGDTAVVLEKESSEARHQTGRNSGVIHSGLYYVPGSLKATMAVAGARSMVEFAAKHGVEHDICGKLVVAVTDDEVPALQKLYERGQANGVPCRMITAEEAREYEPHVSCVAALRVESTGIVDYKGICSTLVDLIRDSGGEIRFDAEVTAIATTAAGVTVTTTTGDVTGDYLVNCAGLYSDRIAVAAGLRPEARIIPFRGEYFELRPEAQHLVKGLIYPVPDARFPFLGVHLTKMIEGGVHAGPNAVFAFAREGYGWTKINVRELLLSATWPGLWVLGAKFIGPALSETWRSISRPKFAASLRRLVPAIRNADLVPTHSGVRAQAMLRNGAMVDDFLFQYAPRQIHVLNAPSPAATAAFEIANSIVSELAKNRD from the coding sequence ATGTCCAGGGTCATCGTTGTTGGTGCAGGAATCGTTGGACTGGCCGTGGCCAACGCTTTGCAGGATCGGGGAGACACCGCTGTTGTCCTCGAAAAGGAATCTTCCGAAGCTAGGCACCAGACTGGGCGCAATTCAGGTGTGATTCATTCCGGTCTGTACTACGTCCCGGGGAGCCTGAAGGCCACCATGGCTGTGGCAGGAGCCAGGTCCATGGTGGAATTTGCCGCCAAGCATGGAGTTGAACACGATATCTGCGGTAAGTTGGTGGTCGCCGTCACCGACGATGAAGTCCCTGCCCTGCAAAAACTCTACGAGCGGGGCCAAGCAAACGGTGTGCCGTGCCGGATGATTACTGCTGAGGAGGCTCGCGAATACGAGCCTCATGTTTCATGCGTGGCCGCCTTGCGAGTCGAGAGCACGGGAATTGTTGACTATAAGGGGATCTGTTCCACTCTAGTTGATCTCATCCGTGATTCAGGGGGCGAAATCCGGTTTGACGCGGAGGTCACTGCCATCGCGACAACCGCCGCGGGCGTCACCGTGACAACCACCACCGGTGACGTAACTGGCGACTACCTGGTGAACTGCGCTGGACTGTACAGTGACCGGATCGCTGTAGCTGCCGGACTTAGGCCGGAGGCTCGGATCATCCCCTTCCGGGGTGAGTACTTTGAACTTCGCCCGGAGGCTCAGCACTTGGTCAAGGGCCTGATCTATCCGGTTCCGGATGCACGGTTCCCGTTCCTAGGTGTGCACCTGACAAAAATGATCGAGGGAGGAGTGCACGCCGGACCCAACGCCGTTTTTGCCTTCGCGCGTGAGGGCTACGGCTGGACCAAGATCAACGTCCGTGAGTTGCTTTTGAGTGCTACTTGGCCCGGGCTTTGGGTGTTGGGTGCAAAGTTCATCGGCCCCGCCTTGAGTGAAACGTGGCGCTCGATCTCGCGACCCAAGTTTGCAGCGAGTCTTCGCCGCCTTGTCCCGGCTATTCGGAATGCTGACTTAGTGCCCACGCATTCTGGCGTGCGGGCCCAAGCTATGTTGCGCAATGGGGCCATGGTGGATGATTTCCTCTTCCAATACGCACCAAGGCAAATCCATGTTCTCAATGCGCCTTCGCCGGCAGCGACTGCTGCATTTGAGATCGCAAATAGTATTGTCAGTGAGCTGGCCAAGAACCGGGACTAG